A region from the Eulemur rufifrons isolate Redbay chromosome 21, OSU_ERuf_1, whole genome shotgun sequence genome encodes:
- the P2RX4 gene encoding P2X purinoceptor 4 isoform X1, producing MAGCCEVLRPFLFEYDTPRIVLIRSRKVGLMNRAVQLLILAYVIGRYYPHFVKVEIEPPEVKWVFVWEKGYQEMDSVVSSVTTKVKGVAVTNTSKLGFRIWDVADYVIPPQEENSLFIMTNMIITMNQTQGTCPEIPDKTTVCRSDANCTAGSAGTHSNGVSTGRCVPFDGSVKTCEVAAWCPVEDDTHVPKPAFLRAAENFTLLVKNNIWYPKFNFSKRNILPNITTTYLKSCIYDAKTDPFCPIFRLGDIVENAGHSFQDMAVEGGIMGIQVNWNCNLDRAAALCLPKYSFRRLDTRDVDHNVSPGYNFRFAKYYRDFAGNEQRTLIKAYGIRFDIIVFGKAGKFDIIPTMINIGSGLALLGVATVLCDVIVLYCMKKRYYYREKKYKYVEDYEQGLASE from the exons ATGGCGGGCTGCTGCGAAGTGCTGCGGCCCTTCCTGTTCGAGTACGACACGCCGCGCATCGTGCTCATCCGCAGCCGTAAAGTGGGGCTCATGAACCGCGCGGTGCAGCTGCTCATCCTGGCCTACGTCATCGG GCGCTACTATCCCCATTTTGTAAAAGTGGAAATAGAGCCCCCAGAAGTTAA gtGGGTGTTTGTGTGGGAAAAGGGCTACCAGGAAATGGACTCTGTGGTCAGCTCAGTTACTACCAAGGTCAAAGGTGTGGCTGTGACCAACACTTCTAAACTTGGATTCCGGATCTGGGATGTGGCTGATTACGTGATACCACCTCAG GAGGAAAACTCCCTCTTCATCATGACCAACATGATCATCACCATGAACCAGACCCAGGGTACCTGTCCCGAG ATTCCAGATAAGACCACTGTTTGTAGATCAGATGCCAATTGCACTGCTGGCTCTGCAGGCACCCACAGCAACG GAGTTTCGACGGGCAGATGCGTGCCTTTCGATGGGTCTGTGAAGACGTGTGAGGTGGCAGCCTGGTGCCCGGTGGAGGACGACACACACGTGCCAAA acCTGCTTTTTTAAGGGCTGCAGAAAACTTCACTCTTTTGGTTAAGAACAACATCTGGTATCCCAAATTTAATTTCAGCAA GAGGAATATCCTTCCCAACATCACCACTACCTACCTCAAGTCGTGCATTTATGATGCGAAAACAGATCCCTTCTGCCCCATATTCCGTCTCGGCGACATAGTGGAGAACGCAGGACACAGCTTCCAGGACATGGCTGTCGAG GGGGGCATCATGGGCATCCAAGTCAACTGGAACTGCAACCTGGACAGAGCCGCCGCCCTCTGCCTGCCCAAGTACTCCTTCCGCCGCCTCGACACCCGGGACGTAGACCACAACGTGTCTCCTGGCTATAATTTTAG GTTTGCCAAGTACTACCGTGACTTCGCTGGCAATGAGCAGCGCACACTCATCAAAGCATACGGCATCCGCTTCGACATCATCGTGTTTGGAAAG GCTGGGAAATTTGACATCATCCCTACCATGATCAACATCGGCTCTGGCCTGGCGCTGTTGGGGGTG GCGACAGTGCTGTGTGATGTCATAGTCCTCTACTGCATGAAGAAAAGATACTACTATCGGGAGAAGAAGTATAAATATGTGGAAGATTACGAGCAG GGTCTTGCTAGTGAGTGA
- the P2RX4 gene encoding P2X purinoceptor 4 isoform X2: MAGCCEVLRPFLFEYDTPRIVLIRSRKVGLMNRAVQLLILAYVIGWVFVWEKGYQEMDSVVSSVTTKVKGVAVTNTSKLGFRIWDVADYVIPPQEENSLFIMTNMIITMNQTQGTCPEIPDKTTVCRSDANCTAGSAGTHSNGVSTGRCVPFDGSVKTCEVAAWCPVEDDTHVPKPAFLRAAENFTLLVKNNIWYPKFNFSKRNILPNITTTYLKSCIYDAKTDPFCPIFRLGDIVENAGHSFQDMAVEGGIMGIQVNWNCNLDRAAALCLPKYSFRRLDTRDVDHNVSPGYNFRFAKYYRDFAGNEQRTLIKAYGIRFDIIVFGKAGKFDIIPTMINIGSGLALLGVATVLCDVIVLYCMKKRYYYREKKYKYVEDYEQGLASE, from the exons ATGGCGGGCTGCTGCGAAGTGCTGCGGCCCTTCCTGTTCGAGTACGACACGCCGCGCATCGTGCTCATCCGCAGCCGTAAAGTGGGGCTCATGAACCGCGCGGTGCAGCTGCTCATCCTGGCCTACGTCATCGG gtGGGTGTTTGTGTGGGAAAAGGGCTACCAGGAAATGGACTCTGTGGTCAGCTCAGTTACTACCAAGGTCAAAGGTGTGGCTGTGACCAACACTTCTAAACTTGGATTCCGGATCTGGGATGTGGCTGATTACGTGATACCACCTCAG GAGGAAAACTCCCTCTTCATCATGACCAACATGATCATCACCATGAACCAGACCCAGGGTACCTGTCCCGAG ATTCCAGATAAGACCACTGTTTGTAGATCAGATGCCAATTGCACTGCTGGCTCTGCAGGCACCCACAGCAACG GAGTTTCGACGGGCAGATGCGTGCCTTTCGATGGGTCTGTGAAGACGTGTGAGGTGGCAGCCTGGTGCCCGGTGGAGGACGACACACACGTGCCAAA acCTGCTTTTTTAAGGGCTGCAGAAAACTTCACTCTTTTGGTTAAGAACAACATCTGGTATCCCAAATTTAATTTCAGCAA GAGGAATATCCTTCCCAACATCACCACTACCTACCTCAAGTCGTGCATTTATGATGCGAAAACAGATCCCTTCTGCCCCATATTCCGTCTCGGCGACATAGTGGAGAACGCAGGACACAGCTTCCAGGACATGGCTGTCGAG GGGGGCATCATGGGCATCCAAGTCAACTGGAACTGCAACCTGGACAGAGCCGCCGCCCTCTGCCTGCCCAAGTACTCCTTCCGCCGCCTCGACACCCGGGACGTAGACCACAACGTGTCTCCTGGCTATAATTTTAG GTTTGCCAAGTACTACCGTGACTTCGCTGGCAATGAGCAGCGCACACTCATCAAAGCATACGGCATCCGCTTCGACATCATCGTGTTTGGAAAG GCTGGGAAATTTGACATCATCCCTACCATGATCAACATCGGCTCTGGCCTGGCGCTGTTGGGGGTG GCGACAGTGCTGTGTGATGTCATAGTCCTCTACTGCATGAAGAAAAGATACTACTATCGGGAGAAGAAGTATAAATATGTGGAAGATTACGAGCAG GGTCTTGCTAGTGAGTGA